TTAATGAATACCGTATGGTGTTTTGTCCTTTTACGGGGGTTGACAACCATAAAAAAATGTGTCACTTTTGCGGCTGGTTTGATAATGCGGGAGAATGAAGAGTCTTTTACCTGGCTTTTTGACAATTTTATGAAGGCAATGGGTGGGTGTTATCCTACTACTCGATTCATCGACCAATGTCCGGTATTAAAGCGGGGGTTAAAAATGTGTTTTCAGGCAACACAACACACAGATTCTGTATATGGCATATCATGAAAAAATTGCCTGACAAAGTTGGTTCAACCATTTACAAAGACACGGACTTTCTAAAAGAAATAAGTTCTATTGTTTGGAATGAAGATATTGAGCCAACTGAATTTGAGTCGAGCTGGTGTTcaattatggaaaaacatgatttGTCTGGAAATGAGTGGCTGAAATCCATGTTTGAGGACCGCAAATTATGGATTCCTCGCATATTTTCGGACACTTATATGGGTGGGCTTCTAAGGACAACTTCAAGGTCGAATCGAGAATAGTTTCTTCGGCAACTTCACCAACCCCAACCTATCACTTGTTCATTTTGGATGCGCTTTCAGTCAGAATGGATGCTCAACGCTGAAGCATTCTAAATTAACTCGCGATTCTAAAAACTCCTCTCCTATATTATCAACTCCCCTTTCTATAGAAAAGAAATGTGCTGAATTTTACACACCACCTGTGTTTTATGATTTTCAAGAAGAGTTGAAAGGTGCATGCTACTCTTGTAATGAGGCCAACAAAAGCACGAAAGAAAGGGACGTGGAGCGTTTATTTGTTATGGATCGTGAGAGCAAGAAAGTCTATGAAGTCGATGTCGATGGGAAAATTTTAGTGTGTTCATGCAAGAGGTTTCAGAGATTTGGGATACTTTGTAGACATGGTGTATGGGTGTTGCATAATAAGGGGTTTGATGAAATACCTTCTGAATATCTATTGCCGAGGTGGAGCAATTATGCAACATTTCGTCCTATCTTTAATGTTGTAGGGACGTCCTTAGAAGCTGATTGTGCGTCAATTGACACAAGACAAAACACTATCAGTGAATTATGGTCAGGGGTGTTCACTGCAGTGTCACTTGTGGAGGATGAtgaggagaaggagaaagagTTACTCGAATTGCTTCAGAGTTTCAATGAGAAGTTGTTGATTTCAAGTAGTGGTGGGAAGTCAAAAAGCAAGAAAACTCAAATCGAGACGCTTCTTGGGTCTAAAATCCCTACTAAAGCTCATATTCTTCCTCCAAATCAAGCAAAAAATAAGGGATCTGGTAGAAGGATGACTtctgaaaaagaaaaggcaatgGAGGAGCACGCTAAGCCTCTTAGAAAATGTCGTGCTTGTGGAGAAATGGCACGCCATGATAGTAGAAATTGCCCGAGTCAACTTCCTAACAAGTAATCTCATAATCATAATCAGGtactttatttgcttgtttttttttaaatttacatATTAGTGGAAGAGGGCATATATACAAAGTATTAATGATATTTTACATGATTTGATGATGTAGGTATTGTCAATGAAACAGTTGTGGATTGGGATGCGCAGCAATTGTAGCTAGAAGGGTGTAATGTAATGACGACTACAATGGATATTGTATTTTGTTGATGTTAGCTGTTGGCGTATGTTTTGACCTCTATTAGTTATGTTTGAATTTGAATTAGTATTCTCATTTTCGGTGGATAAATTGTTCCATTGCCTACGATGCCAGCTTCTGAGTTAGTTTGTCTTGTTTAGGGACCTTGATATTATATTTTGTTACTGTCCAAATGTAGGAGGAAGCTTTAATTTGAATGGATACTGTATTTTCGGTGGATAAATTGTTTCATTGCCTAAGATGCCAGCTTTTGAGTTGTTAATTTAAAGTCGTTACTTAACGTAcctgggttatttagacgaaacgtacccacaatatatttaaaacgaacccaagactatttcgaaacgtaacTAGTATGTAAAAGGGTTTTGGAGATATTGGCTCTTTTTGGCTTTAGTTTAGAAGTATCTGCTTATGTTAGAAGTGTGTTTTGGAAGTTGAAATTGATGTATTCACTGACGACAAACCGCTAGTTTGGAAGTGTGTTTTGGAAGTATCTGCTTAGGtaatttattttcttctttttaagTCGTATTAGTTGATGCCCAGTTTTTGTGACGGGATGTCATTTGGGGATTAATTTAGAACTGCCGTTTTCCTCGACATTGTTTTCGAATGTTTAAGCGTCCTATTATAGGGTTTTGTCCGGACTGAATTATTGGTGAAATCGAAAGACCGTAACAGTGAAGAGCGTACCAAACATCGTATAATTCTGATTTGTGCTTTTGAACAGTTAAACTTAGTTAGTATAGTATTTCAATCTTTGCTTCGTTCATTTCATTTTTAGGTAATGATATTTTCACACTCCTACAACGCGGActgctaacgcgggtccgcctaatccaaccctaaaccctttcccttgttatcgggaatgggttatttagacaaaacgtacccacaatatatgtaaaacgaacctaagactatttcgaaacgtacctagtacgtagaagggattaaacggggggcgggtatcctaaaacgagacgggaaagggtttagggttggattaggcggacccgctaaaatccaaccctaaaccctctaAAAggaaatgggttatttagacgaaacgtacccacaatatatgtaaaacgaacctaaacctttttcgaaacgtacctagtacgtaaaagggattaaacggggggcgggtatcctaaaacgtaaaagggtttagggttggattaggcggaccgctaacgcgggtccgcctaatccaaccctaaaccctttcccttgttatcgaaacgggaaccgtaaactgagccctaaaaggggaagggtgaaccctttccgaggggaccgggtatccaaaaacgggacgggaaagggttatttagacgaaacgtacccacaatatatgtaaaacgaacccaagactatttcgaaacgtacctagtacgtaaaagggtttaaacgggaggcgggtaccctaaaacgggacgggaaagggtttagggttggattaggcggacccgcgttatccaaccctaaaccttttcccttgttatcgaaacgggaaccgtaactgaaccctaaaaggggaagggtgaacccctttccgaggggaccgggtatcctaaaacgggacgggaaagggtttagggttagattaggcggacccgctaacgcgggtccgcctaatccaaccctaaaccctttcctttgttatcgaaacgggaaccgtaaactgaaccctaaaaggggaaaagtgaacccctttccgaggggaccgagtatcctaaaacgggacgggaaagggtttagggttggattaggcggaccgctaacgcgggtccgcctaatccaaccctaaacgcggtccgcctaatccaaccctaaaccctttcccttgttatcgaaacgggaaccgtaactgaaccctaaaaggggaagggtgaacccctttccgaggggaccgggtatcctaaaacgggacgggaaagggtttagggttggattaggcggacccgcgaaacgcgggtccgcctaatccaaccctaaaccatttcccttgttatcgaaacgggaaccgtaactaaaccctaaaaggggaagggtgaacccctttacgaggggaccgggtatcctaaaacgggacgggaaagggtttacggttggattaggcggaccgctaacgcgggtccgcctaatccaaccctaaaccctttcccttgttatcgaaatggAAACCGTAAACCGAGCCCTAAAAGGGAAGGGTgaaccctttccgaggggaccggtatccaaaacgggacgggacgggaaagggtttagggttggattaggcggaccggcgacgcgggtccgcctaatccaaccctaaaccctttcccttgttatcgggaatgggttatttagacgaaacgtacccacaatatatgtaaaacgaacccaagactatttcgaaacgtacctagtacgtaaaagggtttaaacgggaggcgggtatcctaaaacgggacgggaaagggtttagggttggattaggcggaccgctaacgcgggtccgcctaatccaaccctaaaccctttcccttgttatcgaaaatgggttatttagacgaaacgtacccacaatatatgtaaaacgaacccaaaactatttcgaaacgtacctagtacgtaaaagggtttaaacgggaggcggatacccgaaaacgggacgggaaagggtttagggttcgattaggcggaccgctaacgcgggtccgcctaatccaaccctaaaccctttcccttgttatcgaaacgggaaccgtaaattgaaccctaaaaggggaagggtgaacccctttccgaggggaccgggtatcctaaaacgggacgggaaagggtttagggttggattaggcggaccgctaacgcgggtccgcctaatccaaccctaaaccctttcccttgttatcgggaatgggttatttagacgaaacgtacccacaatatatgtaaaacaaacccaagactatttcgaaacgtacctagtacgtaaaagggtttaaacgggaggcgggtaccctaaaacgtgacgggaaagggtttagggttggattaggcggaccgctaacgcgggtccgtctaatccaaccctaaaccctttccttgttatcgaaacggaaccgtaatcgaaccctaaaaggggaagggtgaacccctttacgaggggaccgggtatcctaaagcgggacgggaaagggtttagggttggattaggcggaccgctaacgcgggtccgcctaatccaaccctaaaccctttcccttgttatcgggaatgggttatttagacgaaacgtacccacaatatatgtaaaaaaacccaagactatttcgaaacgtaccttgtacgtaaaagggtttaaacgggaggcgggtaccctaaaacgtgacgggaaagggtttagggttggattaggcggacctctaacgcgggtccacctaatccaaccctaaacccttttccttgttatcgaaacgggaaccgtaactgaaccctaaaaggggaagggtgaacccctttccgaggggaccgagtatcctaaaacgggacgggaaagggtttagggttggattaggcggacccgctaacgcgggtccgcctaatccaaccctaaaccctttcccttattatcgaaATGGGAACCGTaactgaaccctaaaaggggaagggtgaacccctttccgaggggaccgggtatcctaaaacgggacgggaaagggtttagggttggattaggcggaccccgcgaaacgcgggtccgcctaatccaaccctaaaccctttcccttgttatcgaaacgggaaccgtaaactgagccctaaaagggaaAGGGTgaaccctttccgaggggaccgggtatccaaaaacgggacgggaaagggtttagggttggattaggcggaccgctaacgcgggtccgcctaattcaaccctaaaccctttcccatgttatcgaaaatgggttatttagacgaaacgtacccacaatatatgtaaaacgaacccaaaactatttcgaaacgtacctagtacgtaaaagggtttaaacgggaggcggataccctaaaacgggacgggaaagggtttagggttggattaggcggaccgctaacgcg
The Silene latifolia isolate original U9 population chromosome 11, ASM4854445v1, whole genome shotgun sequence genome window above contains:
- the LOC141613318 gene encoding protein FAR1-RELATED SEQUENCE 5-like encodes the protein MDNSRVNQGPVKTFRMFKEYVRGYKNVGASLEDFKNFSRDVKKYIKEYDAEMLIEGFMQKRARCPSFYFDFDVDDNKRLTKVFWADPIAIKNYALFGDSVSFDTTFDFNEYRNGWVLSYYSIHRPMSGIKAGVKNVFSGNTTHRFCIWHIMKKLPDKVGSTIYKDTDFLKEISSIVWNEDIEPTEFESSWCSIMEKHDLSGNEWLKSMFEDRKLWIPRIFSDTYMGGLLRTTSRSNRE